The Streptomyces sp. NBC_00454 DNA segment CCGGCGCCGCCGAGCCGCTGAACCTCAAGCAGTTCATCTACGAGCTCGACGTCCCGGTCATCGTGGGCGGCTGCGCCACCTACACCGCGGCCCTGCACCTGATGCGCACCGGCGCGGCCGGTGTCCTGGTCGGCTTCGGCGGCGGCGCCGCGCACACCACGCGCAACGTGCTCGGCATCCAGGTCCCGATGGCCACCGCCGTCGCGGACGTGGCCGCGGCCCGCCGCGACTACATGGACGAGTCCGGCGGCCGCTACGTGCACGTCATCGCCGACGGCGGCGTGGGCTGGTCCGGCGACATCCCCAAGGCAGTCGCCTGCGGCGCCGACGCCGTGATGATGGGCTCCCCGCTGGCCCGTGCCACGGACGCGCCCGGCAAGGGCAACCACTGGGGCATGGAGGCCGTCCACGAGGACGTGCCGCGCGGCAAGAAGGTCGACCTCGGTACGGTCGGCACCACCGAGGAGATCCTCACCGGCCCGTCGCACTCCCCGGACGGCTCGATGAACATCTTCGGCGCGCTGCGCCGCTCGATGGCCACCACCGGCTACAGCGAGCTCAAGGAGTTCCAGCGGGTCGAGGTCACGATCGCGGACTCGCAGCACAGCCGCTGACGTTCCCCCGCAGGGCACGCACGCACGTACGCCGGAGGGCCGGCACCCCACCAGGGGTGCCGGCCCTCCGGCGCGTGCGGGGTCGGCCGGTCAGTTCTTGCCCTTCATCCGGCGGTTGAGGCAGAAGGCCCAGGGGACCAGGGAGGCGCACGCGACGAGCAGCCACTTGAAGAGGAACCAGGCGTTGTCCGGGGCGATCTTCGAGTGCTCGTCGCCCATGGTGATGGCCAGGAGGAGCACCGATGCGCCCGTGACGATCCCGGGGACGCCCAGTACCCACAGGAGGACGGTGAACCACGTGTCGGGTCGGCGGGAGGGCTCCGGGGCGGCGGTCCGCGGGGCGGGGTGGATCCGGGCCGGGGTGCGGGGCGGCATTGCGAGGACCGCGGAGGGCGGGACGGACGCGTCGAGCGGGGCCAGGTCGGCCGGGGTGATCCCGAACCTGGAGGGCTCGATGGTGAGGGTGAACCCGTCGTGGCCGACCAGGTGGCGGCCCCCGTCCGGGTAGACCTGCATCAGGGAGCACTCGGCGTAGCGGACGGTGATCCGGCTCCGTGCGGTGACCAGGGTGACCCCGTCGCCGGCCACGGTGAGGGTCGCGCCGGGCTCCGCCACGGCCGGGTGGGCCCGCCCGGAGAGGAGCTCCTGCGATCCGGTGGGCGCGGCCGCGAGCCCCGACCCGTCCAGGCTCCCGCCGGGCGCCCGCACCAGGGCGCCGGCCCACAGGGCGCGCGCGGCCTCGCGCAGGGTGTCGGCGGTGGCCGCCTCGATCTCGGCCCGCTCCTCGGCGAGGGTGCGGTGGCGGCGGCGCAGCAGCAGGTCCGCGGCCAGGCCCGGAAGCCTGGAGCGGACCGGCCCGGGGGCTTCGAGGCGCGCGAGCGCGCGGGCCCGTACGGCCTCCAGGTCGGCCGGGTCCACCGGGGCGTCCCGCAGGTGCGCCAGTACGTCCACGAAGGCGCGGGCCGTCGCGTCCCGGTGCTGCGGGAGCGGGCCGGCGTGGGCGAGGACGGTCGCCCGGTCCGCGTCGCGCGGGAGGTATTCCACCGTCGTGGCGTACGCGTACCCGCTCGCGCTGCGCACCTGCCGCGGCAACGCTCTGCCGAGGACTTCCGCGAGCAGGCGCGCGCCGGTGGAGCGCGGCAGTACGGAGGTCAGCACCACGGAGCCGTCCTCGCCCGGGAAGTGGGCGGGCAGGACGGGCAGGGCCGAGGTGGCGGCGGGCGCGGGGTGGGGTCCGCCGGCGGGGAGGGCGAGGTCGAGGCCCTCGGGGACGGAGCCGGAGGTGATCCACAGGACGGCGTTGCCGGTGGTGAACCGGGTACGGGCCCAGTCGCGCAGCTGCTCGCCGGTGAGGTGCGCGAGCCCGGCCTCGGCGTAGCCGGTGAGGCCGTGGCCGCGGGAACCGTAGCGCCACTGGGCGGAGCGTGCGCCGGGGCCGGGGGTGCGCTCCGCCGCCTCGGTGCGCAGGATCTCCCGGGCGACCTCCAGCCGGTCGGTCGGGAGGTCGCGCAGGGCGGCGCAGACGGCGTTGAGGTGGGCCGCCACCTCGGCGGGGGTGCCGGTGACCTGGAAACGGGTGAAGGTGGCGTCCGGCGCGGAGGCGTCCTCGTCGGGCGGGTCGCCCGGACCGGCGCGGTGCAGGGCGAGGCGCTCGACGAGGCGGGTGATGCCGCTGGTGGCGAGGGTCTCGTCGGCGCGGCCGACCCGGAAGAGCAGCCCGGCGGTGAGGGGGCCGGGGCGGGGAGCGAGGAGGGTGCGGATGCCGTTCACCGTGGTGGTGACGGTGCCGTCCGCGTCGGTGCTCTCCGCGCCGGTGGCTTCCGCGTCGGTGGCTTCCGCGCCGGTGGCGTCCGCGTCGGTTGCGGGCGTGGGATCGGGGCGGGCTTCGGTGGTCATCTTCGTATTCCTCAGCCCTTCGCCAGGGCGTGCTCGCGGTGGCGGGCGGATTCGCCGCGCTTCCCGGCGCGGGTGGACCGCCGTGCGGCGCGGCGGCAGGCCGGCCCGGTGCTCCGGGCTCGGCTGCCGGGGTGGGAGCGGCGGACCGCCCCGGTCGTCAGGAGTTCAGCTTGCGGGCGACGCTGAACGCGACGACACCGGCGATGGGGATGAAGACGTAGTTGATGACGTCGGCACCCTCCTGGAAGGCGGAGTTGATACCGCTGACGCCCATGGTGTCGATGACGTCGCCCAGGCCGGTGCCGGACATCTTCGCGACGAAGAGCGCGACGAAGAACAGCTGACCGAGGTAGACGGCGCCGAGCGAGAACACGGCCGCGACCACGGGCAGGACCGGGTTGCGGCCGCCGACCTTGGCGGCGGCGAAACCGACGAGCAGGCCGACACCGATCGCGGCGTAGCTGAACTGGCGCTCCAGGGCGTTCATGATGCCGCCGTACGCCCCGGCCGCGACGAGGGCGGCGACGAACGCGGCGACGATGCCGAGGGCCACGTTGCCGGTGCGGGCCGGGGCCGCAGCCAGGTACGAGGCGCCGGACTGGGCCGGGAAGCCGGCCGGGGCCGGGGGTGCGGGGACGGCGTCGGGCGCGGTCGAAGGCGTCGCGGATTCGGGCGCGGGCGGCTGGATCTGCTGGCTCATGGAGAAATCCCCCCCAGGGATTTTCGGGCGCACGGGAAAGCCGCATGTCTGTGCATGGGACGTATGCGCGAGATAAGTCGCCGCAGGCTAGCAGTCGCCCATGGCGTCCTAGGAGGGGATTTCGGCCGTCGTGGGCCGTGACCGGCGGCGGGTTACAGCCGGTGCGCGGCGCCCACCGGGCTGGCTCCGCGGGTGTCCAGCAGCAACTGGGCCTTCACCGCCAGGCCTTGGAGGTCGTACGTGCGGTGGTGCTGGAGCAGGATCGTCAGATCGGCGTTGGCGGCGGCCTCGTACAACGATTCCGCGCGGGGAACGGGCTGGTCCCTGACGCGCCAGCCGCCGATGTACGGGTCGTGGTAGCTGATCAGCGCCCCGAGGTCGAGGAGGCGGCTGGCGATCTCGCGGGCCGGGGAGCCCTCCTGGTCGGCGAGGTCCGGCTTGTAGGTGACGCCCAGGAGGAGGACGCGGGCCCCGCGGGCGGACTTGCCGTGCTCGTTGAGCAGGGTGGCGCTGCGCTGGATGACGTACTGCGGCATCCGGTTGTTGATCTCCTGCGCCAGGCCGATCATGCGCAGCGGGTGGCCCGGGGTGCGGGTGGTGTGGGGGAGGTAGTTGGGGTCGAGGGGGACACCGTGGCCGCCGACCCCGGGGCCGGGGCGGAAGGCCTGGAACCCGTACGGCTTGGTCTCGGCGCACCGGATGACGTCCCACAGGTCCACGCCGAGGTCGTGGCACAGCACCGCCATCTCGTTCATGAGGGCGATGTTGACGTGACGGTAGTTGGTTTCGAGGAGCTGTACGGTCTCGGCCTCGCGCAGGCCGCGGGCGCGGACCACCTTG contains these protein-coding regions:
- a CDS encoding GuaB3 family IMP dehydrogenase-related protein, with translation MTEIEIGRGKRGRRAYAFDDIAIVPSRRTRDPKEVSIAWQIDAYRFELPFLAAPMDSVVSPQTAIRIGELGGLGVLNLEGLWTRYEDPQPLLDEIAELDEDTATRRLQEIYSAPIQADLIRQRIKEVRDSGVVTAAALSPQRTAEFSKVVVDAGVDIFVIRGTTVSAEHVSGAAEPLNLKQFIYELDVPVIVGGCATYTAALHLMRTGAAGVLVGFGGGAAHTTRNVLGIQVPMATAVADVAAARRDYMDESGGRYVHVIADGGVGWSGDIPKAVACGADAVMMGSPLARATDAPGKGNHWGMEAVHEDVPRGKKVDLGTVGTTEEILTGPSHSPDGSMNIFGALRRSMATTGYSELKEFQRVEVTIADSQHSR
- a CDS encoding insulinase family protein; the protein is MTTEARPDPTPATDADATGAEATDAEATGAESTDADGTVTTTVNGIRTLLAPRPGPLTAGLLFRVGRADETLATSGITRLVERLALHRAGPGDPPDEDASAPDATFTRFQVTGTPAEVAAHLNAVCAALRDLPTDRLEVAREILRTEAAERTPGPGARSAQWRYGSRGHGLTGYAEAGLAHLTGEQLRDWARTRFTTGNAVLWITSGSVPEGLDLALPAGGPHPAPAATSALPVLPAHFPGEDGSVVLTSVLPRSTGARLLAEVLGRALPRQVRSASGYAYATTVEYLPRDADRATVLAHAGPLPQHRDATARAFVDVLAHLRDAPVDPADLEAVRARALARLEAPGPVRSRLPGLAADLLLRRRHRTLAEERAEIEAATADTLREAARALWAGALVRAPGGSLDGSGLAAAPTGSQELLSGRAHPAVAEPGATLTVAGDGVTLVTARSRITVRYAECSLMQVYPDGGRHLVGHDGFTLTIEPSRFGITPADLAPLDASVPPSAVLAMPPRTPARIHPAPRTAAPEPSRRPDTWFTVLLWVLGVPGIVTGASVLLLAITMGDEHSKIAPDNAWFLFKWLLVACASLVPWAFCLNRRMKGKN
- a CDS encoding nucleotide sugar dehydrogenase, coding for MPADLAVIGLGHLGLPLAQAAVAAGIETVGYDSGPATDSTLTAAEIRRMSAAGFRVTTNPVELGRVRTAVICAPTQLGADRALDLSAVGEAGRTLAARLRPHTTVILESAAHPGVTEEYLRPILESGSRLRAGRDFHLAYSPSRLDPGNRTHGISNTPKVIGGLTPACTESAHAFYARLTDKVVRARGLREAETVQLLETNYRHVNIALMNEMAVLCHDLGVDLWDVIRCAETKPYGFQAFRPGPGVGGHGVPLDPNYLPHTTRTPGHPLRMIGLAQEINNRMPQYVIQRSATLLNEHGKSARGARVLLLGVTYKPDLADQEGSPAREIASRLLDLGALISYHDPYIGGWRVRDQPVPRAESLYEAAANADLTILLQHHRTYDLQGLAVKAQLLLDTRGASPVGAAHRL